From the Solanum pennellii chromosome 4, SPENNV200 genome, one window contains:
- the LOC107016135 gene encoding aldehyde oxidase GLOX-like yields MELIKIQSFSFLFTILILSSSSLPHRHRHNRRHHRRNSQLIPTIFHPPFIPSNVNGEWVLLHESIGVSAMHMQLLYNNKVIIFDRTDFGASNLSLPQGKCRFDDEVLDVDCSAHSVLYDILSNTYRPLMVQTDVWCSSGALNSDGTLIQTGGYHTGDRKIRLFSPCDGDVDCDWTELPQNLTVQRWYASDHILPDGRVIIVGGRKAFSYEFFPKTMDENGGVFQLPFLVETTDPIEENNLYPFLYILPNGNLYIFSNQRSIELDYVNHNVLREFPMIPGEKRSYPATGSSVMLPLRLLQGQEPVVEVMICGGAWGGAYVKALEGEFWRGSSSCGRMRITDPDPKWVMEEMPSGRVMPDMLLLPTGNVLILNGAANGAAGWENAIDPVLNPVLYRPDEPDPRRRFTVLNPTKIARMYHSSAILLPDGRILVGGSNPHSTYNFTGVKYPTELSLEAFSPPYLATQYAHLRPLNQAVDVGQVISYGQQFSITFTLPFPQPDAEFMVSMIPPSFTTHSFGMNQRLLFLEIVRVERFFMFGYRVIVFAPPTRNIAPPGYYMVFVVHQGVPSHSVWVKIQ; encoded by the coding sequence ATGGAATTGATCAAGATTCAATCTTTTTCATTTCTATTCACAATCTTGATTCTTTCATCATCTTCATTGCCTCACCGTCATCGTCACaatcgtcgtcatcatcgtaGAAACTCACAGCTTATTCCGACTATATTTCATCCACCTTTTATACCATCAAATGTAAATGGTGAATGGGTACTTCTACATGAATCAATTGGTGTCTCCGCAATGCATATGCAGCTTCTCTACAACAACAAAGTGATCATTTTCGATAGAACGGATTTCGGAGCTTCTAATCTCTCACTTCCACAAGGAAAATGTCGTTTCGATGATGAAGTTCTTGATGTTGATTGCTCTGCTCATTCTGTTCTTTATGACATTTTATCAAACACTTACCGTCCACTCATGGTTCAAACTGATGTTTGGTGTTCCTCTGGTGCACTCAACTCCGATGGTACATTAATTCAAACCGGTGGATATCATACCGGGGATCGTAAAATCCGGCTGTTTTCGCCGTGTGATGGTGATGTTGATTGTGATTGGACTGAATTACCGCAAAATTTAACGGTTCAGAGATGGTATGCTTCTGATCATATACTCCCTGATGGACGTGTAATCATTGTTGGTGGAAGAAAAGCTTTCAGCTATGAATTTTTCCCCAAAACAATGGACGAAAATGGTGGGGTTTTTCAGCTTCCATTCTTAGTGGAAACTACAGACCCAATTGAAGAAAACAATCTTTACCCATTCTTGTACATTTTACCCAACGGAAATCTCTACATATTCTCAAATCAACGATCAATTGAACTAGATTATGTTAATCACAATGTTCTCAGGGAATTCCCCATGATTCCCGGCGAGAAACGGAGTTATCCGGCAACTGGGTCTTCGGTAATGCTTCCGTTACGTTTACTTCAGGGTCAGGAACCGGTGGTGGAGGTGATGATCTGCGGCGGCGCGTGGGGTGGCGCGTATGTTAAGGCATTGGAAGGGGAGTTTTGGCGGGGTTCAAGTTCATGTGGGCGAATGAGAATAACGGATCCGGATCCGAAATGGGTCATGGAGGAAATGCCTTCGGGTCGGGTCATGCCGGATATGTTGTTGTTACCTACAGGAAATGTGCTTATACTAAACGGGGCGGCGAATGGAGCAGCCGGGTGGGAGAACGCGATTGACCCGGTATTAAACCCGGTTCTTTACCGACCCGATGAACCCGACCCGAGGAGAAGATTCACTGTGCTCAACCCTACTAAAATTGCAAGAATGTACCATTCATCAGCAATTTTACTGCCAGATGGGAGGATATTAGTGGGTGGTAGTAATCCGCATTCAACGTACAACTTTACGGGCGTAAAGTACCCGACAGAATTAAGCTTAGAGGCGTTTTCACCACCTTATTTGGCTACACAATACGCGCATCTAAGACCTTTAAACCAAGCCGTTGATGTGGGGCAAGTTATATCGTACGGTCAACAGTTCTCGATCACGTTCACTCTACCGTTCCCGCAGCCCGATGCAGAGTTCATGGTGAGCATGATTCCACCTTCATTTACTACACACTCATTTGGGATGAATCAAAGGTTGTTGTTTTTGGAAATTGTGAGAGTAGAAAGGTTTTTTATGTTTGGTTATAGAGTTATAGTGTTTGCACCTCCAACAAGGAATATTGCACCTCCAGGATATTATATGGTATTTGTAGTTCATCAAGGTGTTCCTAGTCATAGTGTTTGGGTGAAAATACAGTGA
- the LOC107016063 gene encoding protein NRT1/ PTR FAMILY 4.6-like, with protein MEVESQSKLISTNWEGYVDWRNRPALINRHGGLVASSFVLVVEVLENLAYLANASNLVMYLSEYMHYSPTNSANCVTNFMGTAFLLALLGGFLSDAFFTTYHIYLISAFIEFLGLVILTIQARSDSLKPSKCKPEMACEQVRGAQAAMLFIGLYLVALGVGGIKGSLPPHGAEQFDGETPQGRKQRSTFFNYFVFCLSCGGLIAVTFVVWVEDNKGWQWGFGISTLAILLSIPIFLAGSPFYRNKIPRGSPLTTISKVLIAAMVNSCAWTNSSSVIASLGSSPSTIPVLSNEDEEITRNNKHIVESKSLRFLNRAAVKKPAAASGVLQCSVQEVEEVKIVVKILPIFGCTIMLNCCLAQLSTFSVQQAATMNTKFGKLKVPPASLPIFPVLFIMILAPIFDYFIIPFARKVTKTEMGITHLQRIGIGLFLSVIAMAIAALVEIKRKRVATDSSLLDSSKPLPITFFWIAIQYLFLGSADLFTLAGLLEFCFSEAAFSMRSLATSLSWASLAIGYYLSTVIVSIVNNVTGDSKHQPWLTGENLNHFHLERFYWLMCILSALNFVHYLYWARKYKYTSVSSQG; from the exons atg GAAGTGGAAAGCCAAAGCAAACTAATTAGCACAAATTGGGAAGGCTATGTTGATTGGAGAAATAGGCCAGCACTTATCAATAGACATGGTGGCTTGGTGGCTTCATCCTTTGTCTTAg TGGTGGAGGTGTTGGAAAATTTGGCATATCTAGCAAATGCAAGTAACTTGGTGATGTACTTGTCTGAGTACATGCACTATTCACCAACCAATTCAGCAAATTGTGTGACTAATTTTATGGGCACAGCCTTTCTACTTGCACTTCTTGGTGGCTTCTTATCTGATGCTTTCTTCACAACTTATCACATCTATTTGATCAGTGCATTCATTGAATTTCTG GGTCTAGTGATACTCACAATACAAGCTCGATCGGACTCGTTGAAACCATCAAAGTGCAAGCCAGAGATGGCTTGTGAACAAGTCCGTGGTGCACAAGCTGCAATGTTGTTTATAGGACTTTACTTAGTGGCATTGGGTGTTGGAGGTATAAAGGGATCATTGCCTCCCCATGGAGCTGAACAATTTGACGGCGAAACACCACAAGGGAGGAAACAAAGATCAACTTTCTTCAATTACTTTGTGTTTTGCCTCTCATGTGGTGGCCTCATTGCTGTCACATTTGTTGTATGGGTTGAAGACAATAAAGGTTGGCAATGGGGATTTGGGATTTCAACTCTCGCTATATTATTATCGATCCCAATATTCCTTGCTGGTTCTCCTTTCTATAGGAACAAAATACCTCGCGGAAGTCCTTTAACTACTATATCTAAG GTTCTTATTGCTGCAATGGTAAACTCGTGTGCATGGACAAATTCAAGTAGTGTAATAGCAAGTCTGGGATCAAGCCCTTCGACAATTCCAGTACTATCAAATGAAGATGAGGAGATTACTAGAAACAACAAACATATAGTAGAATCAAAAAGTCTGAGATTTCTTAATCGAGCAGCTGTAAAGAAACCAGCAGCAGCTTCTGGTGTGCTACAATGTTCGGTACAGGAAGTTGAAGAAGTGAAGATTGTGGTGAAAATCCTCCCGATTTTCGGCTGTACTATTATGCTCAACTGTTGCTTAGCTCAACTATCCACATTCTCAGTTCAACAAGCAGCAACAATGAATAcaaaatttggaaagttaaaagTACCACCAGCTTCACTTCCTATATTCCCTGTACTTTTCATCATGATCCTGGCACCAATTTTCGACTACTTCATCATTCCATTTGCTCGTAAGGTAACGAAAACAGAAATGGGAATCACTCACCTCCAACGTATAGGGATCGGATTGTTCCTCTCTGTTATAGCTATGGCAATTGCAGCTCTCGTTGAAATCAAACGGAAAAGAGTAGCTACTGACTCCTCACTACTCGATTCTTCAAAGCCATTGCCTATAACGTTCTTTTGGATCGCGATTCAGTACTTGTTTCTTGGATCAGCTGATTTGTTCACTCTAGCTGGACTCTTAGAATTCTGTTTCTCAGAAGCAGCATTTAGTATGAGATCATTAGCAACATCACTCTCTTGGGCTTCATTAGCAATTGGATACTATCTAAGCACAGTGATAGTATCCATTGTCAATAATGTTACAGGAGATTCAAAGCATCAACCATGGCTAACCGGCGAAAACTTGAATCATTTCCATTTGGAGAGATTCTACTGGTTAATGTGCATACTCAGCGCGTTGAATTTCGTACATTATTTGTATTGGGcaagaaaatacaagtacaCATCAGTATCCTCTCAAGGATAA
- the HZ24 gene encoding HD-Zip I family transcription factor HZ24: MEVARVHEGSNNGFILPNEILPPTSNWISNSSSIFHGSVSMVNFDQDRVQKSKKRSFLAQLDQDDSSSNDDNYNYHHQSEKKRRLLPKQVEYLEKSFEVENKLEPERKVQLAKETGLQPRQVAIWFQNRRARCKTKQLEKDYDVLKASFDKLKTQYDCLFKENGSLRNEVHLLKEKLINRVKGKEILEFISPLDHVEPQNPSIGVDSSLAMVKCKQEDAKSDVLDSDSPRFTDGDYTSYLKPADSSNVFQTEHSDFSRENDTLCFPKLEEHHHHDDLPVNSCNLGFQIEDQSWFSHY, from the exons ATGGAGGTAGCAAGAGTTCATGAAGGTTCTAACAATGGCTTTATACTTCCAAATGAAATTCTTCCTCCTACTTCTAATTGGATATCTAATTCTTCCTCTATTTTTCatg GCTCTGTATCGATGGTAAATTTCGATCAAGATCGAGTACAGAAGTCTAAAAAGAGGTCTTTTTTAGCACAACTTGATCAAGACGACAGTAGTAGCAATGATGACAATTACAATTATCATCACcaaagtgaaaagaaaagacGATTGTTACCAAAacaagttgagtatcttgagaaAAGTTTCGAGGTAGAAAACAAGCTTGAACCTGAAAGGAAAGTACAATTAGCTAAAGAAACTGGATTGCAGCCTAGACAAGTTGCTATTTGGTTTCAAAATCGACGAGCACGATGCAAAACGAAACAACTTGAGAAGGATTATGATGTCCTTAAAGCTAGCTTTGATAAATTGAAGACTCAATATGATTGTCTCTTCAAAGAGAATGGAAGCTTGAGAAATGAG gtacattTACTCAAAGAGAAGTTGATCAACAGAGTAAAAGGGAAggaaattttagaatttattaGTCCACTTGATCATGTAGAACCTCAAAATCCTTCTATTGGAGTTGATTCAAGTTTAGCAATGGTGAAATGCAAGCAAGAAGATGCAAAAAGTGATGTTCTTGATTCAGACAGCCCGCGTTTTACTGACGGAGATTACACTTCATATTTGAAGCCTGCTGATTCTTCAAATGTATTTCAGACAGAACACTCTGATTTTTCTCGAGAAAATGACACATTATGCTTCCCAAAACTTGaagaacatcatcatcatgatGATTTACCTGTTAATTCTTGTAATTTGGGTTTTCAAATTGAGGATCAATCTTGGTTCTCACATTATTGA
- the LOC107017944 gene encoding thioredoxin H4-like produces the protein MGANNSSSWKQTNNNALALTLPMKNQVIHFHSSTTWKIHFDSLKQTNKLIVIDFTASWCGPCRHMEPVINDFASTYTDVVFIKIDVDELDDVAQEYGVQAMPTFVLIKQGKLVDQLVGADKDGLKKKIEINKA, from the exons ATGGGGGCCAACAACTCTTCTTCTTGGAAACAAACTAATAATAATGCACTAGCATTAACTCTACCCATGAAGAATCAAGTCATTCATTTCCATTCCTCAACAACATGGAAAAtccattttgattctttgaaaCAAACTAACAAGTTG ATTGTTATTGACTTCACAGCTTCATGGTGTGGTCCTTGCCGACACATGGAGCCAGTTATCAATGACTTCGCCTCTACATATACAGACGTCGTGTTCATCAAGATTGATGTGGATGAACTAGAT GACGTAGCTCAAGAATATGGGGTGCAAGCAATGCCAACGTTCGTGCTCATAAAGCAAGGGAAACTAGTTGATCAACTTGTGGGAGCAGATAAAGATGGACtgaagaaaaagattgaaataaaCAAAGCTTAA
- the LOC107017943 gene encoding dnaJ homolog subfamily B member 1-like, with amino-acid sequence MSVDYYKTLKVSRNASEEDLKKSYKRLAMKWHPDKNSENKQEAEAKFKQISEAYDVLSDPQKRQIYDIYGDEALKSGQFDPSSPSDRRGFKFNSRDAEDIFAEFFGGSDGYSRSTGGTVRIRKAAPVENKLPCTLEELYKGSKRKMKISRIVLDGTGKPTTIEEVLAIHIKPGWKKGTKITFPEKGNHESGAAPGDLIFVIDEKPHDVFKRDGNDLVINQKISLVDALAGKTINLTALDGRELTIPITDVVKPGHEQKIPNEGMPISKEPGKKGNLRIKFEVKFPSRLSSDQKCDIRRVLGRTADYHGYT; translated from the exons aTGAGTGTTGATTACTATAAGACACTGAAAGTGTCACGTAATGCAAGTGAAGAAGATTTGAAGAAATCGTATAAGAGATTGGCCATGAAATGGCATCCGGATAAGAATAGTGAGAATAAGCAGGAAGCTGAAGCGAAATTCAAGCAGATATCTGAGGCTTATGATGTGCTGAGTGATCCTCAGAAGCGTCAGATCTATGATATATATGGTGATGAGGCACTGAAATCTGGTCAATTCGATCCATCCTCACCTAGTGATAGAAGAGGATTTAAGTTCAATTCGCGTGATGCGGAAGATATTTTCGCGGAATTTTTTGGTGGATCGGATGGGTATAGTAGGAGTACTGGTGGTACTGTACGGATTAGGAAAGCTGCGCCGGTGGAGAACAAGTTGCCGTGTACCTTGGAGGAGTTATACAAGGGCTCTAAGAGGAAAATGAAGATTTCAAGGATTGTTCTTGATGGCACTGG TAAGCCCACAACTATTGAAGAGGTCTTGGCAATACACATTAAACCTGGTTGGAAGAAAGGCACAAAAATTACTTTTCCAGAGAAAGGGAATCATGAGTCTGGAGCTGCACCTGGTGATCTTATTTTTGTAATAGATGAAAAGCCACATGACGTTTTCAAGAGAGATGGGAATGATCTAGTGATCAATCAAAAAATCTCATTAGTAGATGCTCTCGCTGGGAAAACTATCAACCTGACTGCTTTGGATGGAAGGGAACTCACTATACCAATCACGGATGTTGTTAAACCAGGACATGAGCAGAAAATCCCAAATGAAGGAATGCCAATATCGAAAGAACctggaaagaaaggaaatttgAGGATCAAGTTTGAGGTTAAATTCCCGTCAAGGCTTAGTTCAGATCAGAAATGTGATATCAGAAGAGTATTGGGCAGAACTGCCGACTACCATGGTTATACTTGA
- the LOC107017941 gene encoding uncharacterized protein ycf45 isoform X2, translated as MRSSLSMSVVTSVITPAIKSKSCCFMSLLHYPPLMTAGYRCFRARSRLSCCNSHADDDMSALFQILPCDLRDTLLCDPSQDQLVEVILDLGCLPQAHYIDDSGRRYLRDTEVSMEEIQCVLKEIGQFGGDNRAGIEGTLHRISAIRNRKGEVIGLTCRVGRARGQIDMVRDLLDFGESILFVGRPGVGKTTVVREISRVLSDELHKRVVIVDTSNEIGGDGDIPHPAIGGARRLQVLDPSMQHQVMIEAVENHMPEVIIIDEIGTESEVHACRTIAERGVMLIGTAHGEQLENIIKNPTLSDLIGGVVTVTLSDQEARIRNSSKSVLERKAPSPFPFLIEINERDYWIVHRTERSVDALLRGKKPLVEVRRRTPQLQVVIERWRTKA; from the exons ATGAGGTCTAGTTTATCGATGTCTGTAGTTACTAGTGTTATTACTCCAGCCATAAAAAGCAAATCTTGTTGTTTCATGAGTTTATTGCATTATCCACCATTGATGACTGCTGGCTACCGTTGTTTTCGTGCCCGAAGTAGGCTTTCGTGCTGTAATAGTCACGCTGATGATGATATGAGTGCCCTCTTTCAG ATTCTGCCATGTGACTTACGGGACACCCTTTTGTGTGACCCCAGCCAAGATCAACTAGTAGAG GTGATTTTAGATTTAGGCTGTTTGCCACAAGCACATTACATAGATGATTCTGGGAGGCGTTACCTTCGAGATACTGAG GTCTCTATGGAAGAAATACAATGTGTCCTCAAGGAAATTGGACAATTTGGAGGAGATAACAGAGCTGGCATTGAGGGTACTTTGCATCGCATTTCCGCAATTAGGAATAGGAAGGGTGAAGTCATTGGTTTGACTTGCCGAGTTGGCAGGGCCAGAGGACAGATTGACATGGTGCGGGACTTGCTTGATTTTGGTGAAAGCATCTTGTTTGTTGGACG ACCTGGTGTTGGTAAAACTACGGTTGTGCGAGAGATATCTCGTGTCTTGTCAGATGAACTTCATAAAAGAGTG GTTATTGTTGACACAAGCAATGAAATAGGAGGTGATGGGGATATCCCACACCCAGCAATAGGAGGGGCAAGAAGATTGCAGGTTCTAGACCCATCGATGCAGCATCAGGTTATGATTGAGGCAGTGGAGAACCACATGCCTGAGGTGATCATTATAGATGAGATTGGCACTGAATCTGAAGTTCATGCTTGTCGTACAATTGCTGAAAGAGGCGTTATGCTTATTGGTACAGCTCATGGCGAACAGCTAgagaatataattaagaatCCAACTCTGTCTGATCTG ATTGGAGGAGTAGTAACTGTGACTCTAAGTGATCAGGAGGCACGAATCAGGAACAGCAGTAAAAGTGTTCTTGAGAGGAAAGCTCCATCgccctttccttttttgatcGAAATAAACGAGAGAGACTACTGGATTGTACACCGG ACTGAAAGAAGTGTCGATGCTCTACTTCGGGGTAAAAAACCACTAGTTGAG
- the LOC107017941 gene encoding uncharacterized protein ycf45 isoform X1: protein MRSSLSMSVVTSVITPAIKSKSCCFMSLLHYPPLMTAGYRCFRARSRLSCCNSHADDDMSALFQILPCDLRDTLLCDPSQDQLVEVILDLGCLPQAHYIDDSGRRYLRDTEVSMEEIQCVLKEIGQFGGDNRAGIEGTLHRISAIRNRKGEVIGLTCRVGRARGQIDMVRDLLDFGESILFVGRPGVGKTTVVREISRVLSDELHKRVVIVDTSNEIGGDGDIPHPAIGGARRLQVLDPSMQHQVMIEAVENHMPEVIIIDEIGTESEVHACRTIAERGVMLIGTAHGEQLENIIKNPTLSDLILQIGGVVTVTLSDQEARIRNSSKSVLERKAPSPFPFLIEINERDYWIVHRTERSVDALLRGKKPLVEVRRRTPQLQVVIERWRTKA, encoded by the exons ATGAGGTCTAGTTTATCGATGTCTGTAGTTACTAGTGTTATTACTCCAGCCATAAAAAGCAAATCTTGTTGTTTCATGAGTTTATTGCATTATCCACCATTGATGACTGCTGGCTACCGTTGTTTTCGTGCCCGAAGTAGGCTTTCGTGCTGTAATAGTCACGCTGATGATGATATGAGTGCCCTCTTTCAG ATTCTGCCATGTGACTTACGGGACACCCTTTTGTGTGACCCCAGCCAAGATCAACTAGTAGAG GTGATTTTAGATTTAGGCTGTTTGCCACAAGCACATTACATAGATGATTCTGGGAGGCGTTACCTTCGAGATACTGAG GTCTCTATGGAAGAAATACAATGTGTCCTCAAGGAAATTGGACAATTTGGAGGAGATAACAGAGCTGGCATTGAGGGTACTTTGCATCGCATTTCCGCAATTAGGAATAGGAAGGGTGAAGTCATTGGTTTGACTTGCCGAGTTGGCAGGGCCAGAGGACAGATTGACATGGTGCGGGACTTGCTTGATTTTGGTGAAAGCATCTTGTTTGTTGGACG ACCTGGTGTTGGTAAAACTACGGTTGTGCGAGAGATATCTCGTGTCTTGTCAGATGAACTTCATAAAAGAGTG GTTATTGTTGACACAAGCAATGAAATAGGAGGTGATGGGGATATCCCACACCCAGCAATAGGAGGGGCAAGAAGATTGCAGGTTCTAGACCCATCGATGCAGCATCAGGTTATGATTGAGGCAGTGGAGAACCACATGCCTGAGGTGATCATTATAGATGAGATTGGCACTGAATCTGAAGTTCATGCTTGTCGTACAATTGCTGAAAGAGGCGTTATGCTTATTGGTACAGCTCATGGCGAACAGCTAgagaatataattaagaatCCAACTCTGTCTGATCTG ATTTTACAGATTGGAGGAGTAGTAACTGTGACTCTAAGTGATCAGGAGGCACGAATCAGGAACAGCAGTAAAAGTGTTCTTGAGAGGAAAGCTCCATCgccctttccttttttgatcGAAATAAACGAGAGAGACTACTGGATTGTACACCGG ACTGAAAGAAGTGTCGATGCTCTACTTCGGGGTAAAAAACCACTAGTTGAG